The Anas platyrhynchos isolate ZD024472 breed Pekin duck chromosome Z, IASCAAS_PekinDuck_T2T, whole genome shotgun sequence genome includes a window with the following:
- the ANKDD1B gene encoding ankyrin repeat and death domain-containing protein 1B isoform X3: MEKRRPTTTAHGLTVIHLAAWTGNLDVMRKLVKAGADQKAKNEEGMNALHFAAQNNSVKIVDYFLQDLHLTDLNKPDGKGRKPFLLASEKGHVDMINDLIALKLFTSEKDQEGNTALHLAAKNGHSEVVEILLKQWEEINDLNQNGETPFYLSVEGGHEKCAELLLEAGSDINVLTHNNSSALQIAIQNGHLSLVTFLIDNNVDLAPKPEQKNSPLHLAVINNHLPVVKALLDANHDINFLNHRQETPLHLAADLGNVELVEMLLKAGCDLKTTDKNGKTALAMASRSNYALIVDMIIKAERYYATEQAHVGHDDDWLDFGLSFKQDHSIQTKQIRSSLWNLAYNQLKPQEWKKLALFWKFTDEHIRAIEEQWTGKKSYKEHGHRMLLIWLHGILLAHQNPVKHIYEDLVAAGFRHLAEKIRAQSSTDVDSRKCEIS, encoded by the exons catGGCCTGACAGTGATTCATCTTGCAGCTTGGACTGGAAATCTGGATGTAATGCGAAAATTAGTTAAAGCAGGCGCTGATCAAAAGGCAAAGAATGAG GAAGGAATGAATGCACTGCACTTTGCAGCCCAGAACAACAGTGTTAAAATAGTTGATTATTTTCTCCAAGATCTTCATCTGACTGACTTGAACAAGCCTGATGGG AAAGGTAGAAAGCCATTTCTCCTGGCATCTGAAAAAGGCCATGTTGACATGATAAATGACTTGATTGCTCTAAAGCTGTTCACATCTGAAAAAGATCAG GAGGGAAACACCGCCTTGCATCTAGCAGCCAAAAACGGACACAGTGAAGTCGTAGAAATTCTGCTCAAACAGTGGGAGGAAATAAATGACCTCAATCAG AATGGAGAAACACCATTTTACTTGTCTGTTGAAGGCGGTCATGAAAAATGTGCTGAGCTGTTACTAGAAGCAGGGAGTGACATCAACGTTTTAACTCAC AACAACAGCAGTGCATTGCAAATTGCAATTCAGAATGGACATCTATCTTTGGTTACTTTTCTTATTGATAACAATGTTGATCTGGCCCCTAAACCTGAG CAGAAGAATTCTCCGCTCCATTTAGCAGTCATCAATAATCATCTGCCGGTAGTAAAAGCACTCTTGGATGCTAATCATGATATAAACTTCTTAAATCAT AGGCAGGAAACTCCTCTGCATCTGGCAGCTGATCTTGGCAATGTGGAGCTGGTGGAAATGTTGCTGAAGGCAGGCTGTGACCTCAAGACCACGGATAAG AATGGAAAAACTGCACTAGCCATGGCATCAAGGAGCAATTATGCCCTAATTGTAGATATGATCATTAAAGCAGAAAGGTATTATGCCACAGAACAG gCACATGTAGGTCATGATGATGATTGGTTGGACTTTGGTTTGTCCTTCAAACAAGATCACAGTATACAGACCAAGCAAATTCGTTCCTCCCTTTGGAACCTGGCATACAATCAGTTAAAGCCCCAAGAATGGAAAAAACTGGCCCTCTTCTGGAAGTTCACAGATGAACACATTAGAGCTATTGAAGAACAATGGACAG ggaaaaaaagttataaagaACATGGACACAGAATGCTGCTCATCTGGTTACACGGTATTTTGCTGGCTCATCAGAATCCTGTCAAACATATATACGAAGATTTGGTGGCAGCAGGATTTCGACATTTAGCTG AAAAGATCAGAGCTCAAAGTAGCACTGACGTGGActccagaaaatgtgaaatttcaTGA